A genome region from Panacibacter microcysteis includes the following:
- a CDS encoding prolipoprotein diacylglyceryl transferase produces the protein MYPNLYYFFNEAFDVSIPVLRHINTAGFFIALCFFPAAWIWKKCMIEKEGKGLLLPVKRVLYKGSAHPVTYYAYPHETTEPVIIIAAVTGIIGSKISGALEEPALFLQDALGELLSTSGFSFYGGLVLASVVIWFYYQRRGMRPLIIADCMTPAFMIAYGVGRLGCHFSGDGDWGVTNFNAKPVSWLPGWAWAYRYPHNTLREGVYIPGCTWDDYCNQLGAPVYPTSLYEAVVCITLCFVLYSMRNRFKYAGQLWAVYLVLNGIERFLIEQIRINSHYNILGIAVTQGEMFALLFVATGLILFYSIPAYKKHIDYAALSGSRLQHPVTDSRNNQTDSADINE, from the coding sequence ATGTATCCCAACCTGTATTATTTTTTTAATGAGGCGTTTGATGTTTCGATCCCGGTACTACGGCACATCAACACGGCAGGTTTTTTTATTGCGCTGTGCTTCTTTCCCGCAGCATGGATCTGGAAAAAGTGCATGATCGAAAAAGAAGGTAAAGGATTGCTTTTACCCGTAAAACGTGTGTTGTACAAAGGCTCTGCTCATCCCGTCACATATTATGCTTACCCGCATGAAACAACAGAACCTGTTATCATTATTGCCGCAGTTACCGGTATCATAGGGTCGAAGATCTCCGGTGCACTCGAAGAGCCGGCCTTGTTCCTGCAGGATGCTTTGGGGGAACTGCTGTCCACATCGGGCTTTAGTTTTTATGGTGGCCTTGTACTGGCTTCCGTAGTTATCTGGTTTTATTACCAGCGCAGAGGCATGCGGCCGCTGATTATTGCAGATTGCATGACACCCGCTTTTATGATTGCATATGGTGTAGGCAGGCTGGGTTGTCATTTCTCCGGCGATGGAGACTGGGGCGTAACAAACTTCAATGCCAAACCGGTAAGCTGGCTGCCAGGCTGGGCATGGGCTTACCGCTATCCTCACAATACATTAAGAGAAGGTGTATACATACCAGGCTGTACATGGGATGATTACTGCAACCAGCTTGGTGCGCCTGTGTACCCCACGTCTTTATACGAAGCTGTGGTTTGTATAACGCTTTGCTTTGTGCTGTACAGTATGCGGAACAGGTTTAAGTATGCCGGGCAGTTGTGGGCAGTTTATCTTGTACTCAACGGCATTGAAAGGTTTTTGATAGAACAGATCAGGATCAACAGTCATTACAACATACTGGGTATTGCTGTTACACAGGGAGAAATGTTTGCGCTTCTTTTTGTGGCCACCGGTCTTATACTATTCTACAGCATCCCTGCCTATAAAAAGCATATCGACTATGCGGCGCTAAGTGGATCCCGGTTGCAACATCCTGTTACGGACAGCCGCAACAACCAAACCGATAGCGCAGATATAAACGAATAA
- a CDS encoding sialate O-acetylesterase, with translation MKKILLLFTVTCIACHVFATVKLHNIFQSNMVLQRDMPCTIWGWADKSEKISVTIDNVTYKTKAGKDGSWKIVVPKHDAGGPFSVIVKGSNTIQLDNILYGDIWLCGGQSNMQFRVNEIAVKETDAQRNNNNNIRLFTAGLSTNYVPQDTLSGGQWKICDIKTIQDFSAVGFFFGRHLQENLHIPIGLIADNLGATAVETWMSNDALMTMPQFKDYYDTYLAPGKNFATVRTEFEKIKPEWEKNFYLANDPGLVEKWYDTSTNTSGWKTLQVPGYWNNDELTNFDGAVWMRRTFDLPADYKGNTFNVSLGQLDDYDITWVNGHQVGETLGNFNWRNYSVPVEYLQPKNNVIVVRIFDAGNKGGIYNMFWDPRLAGTWQYRTGAKINAADFTKPLVVNDYVFSSPALLYNGCIAPITNLAIKGVIWYQGEGNASRAEEYKTLFPAMINNWRNKFKQDSLPFLFVQLANYMQEPAMPGNSEWAELREAQAAALQLPNTGMATAIDIGEANDIHPKNKKDVGIRLGLAALKNIYDVDTAYTSPLYESMTVSGDSIIVSFSGNPELKSTDKYGYINGFAIAGKDNVFHWAQAYISNNTVVVYSSAVKSPVAVRYAWADNPGTLNLYSSKGLPVAPFRTDSLPAITAGRLFEYIP, from the coding sequence ATGAAAAAGATCCTGTTATTGTTTACTGTAACCTGTATAGCATGCCATGTTTTTGCAACGGTAAAACTGCACAACATTTTTCAAAGTAATATGGTGTTGCAGCGCGATATGCCCTGCACCATCTGGGGATGGGCAGACAAAAGTGAAAAGATCAGTGTTACCATTGATAATGTTACGTATAAAACAAAGGCCGGCAAAGACGGAAGCTGGAAGATTGTTGTGCCAAAACACGATGCCGGCGGGCCTTTCAGCGTAATAGTAAAAGGCAGCAACACCATACAACTCGACAATATTTTATACGGCGATATCTGGCTCTGCGGCGGGCAGAGCAACATGCAGTTTCGCGTAAATGAAATTGCGGTGAAAGAAACAGACGCGCAACGCAACAACAACAATAACATCAGGCTGTTCACAGCAGGTCTTTCCACCAATTATGTACCGCAGGACACACTCTCCGGTGGCCAATGGAAAATATGCGATATCAAAACCATACAGGATTTTTCCGCGGTTGGCTTTTTCTTTGGCCGGCACCTGCAGGAAAACCTGCACATACCTATTGGTCTGATTGCTGATAATCTTGGTGCAACCGCTGTTGAAACATGGATGAGTAATGATGCACTGATGACAATGCCACAGTTCAAAGATTATTACGACACCTACCTTGCCCCCGGCAAAAATTTTGCAACTGTAAGAACCGAATTCGAAAAAATAAAACCCGAATGGGAAAAGAACTTTTACCTCGCCAATGATCCCGGCCTTGTTGAAAAATGGTATGATACAAGCACCAATACCAGCGGCTGGAAAACATTGCAGGTGCCGGGCTACTGGAACAATGATGAACTCACCAATTTTGACGGTGCTGTATGGATGCGCAGAACATTTGACCTGCCTGCAGACTACAAAGGCAACACATTTAATGTAAGCCTTGGCCAGCTTGATGACTATGATATAACCTGGGTAAACGGTCATCAAGTTGGTGAAACACTGGGCAATTTTAACTGGCGCAATTACAGCGTGCCCGTTGAATACCTGCAACCGAAAAACAACGTGATCGTTGTGCGCATTTTTGATGCGGGCAATAAAGGCGGTATCTATAACATGTTCTGGGATCCACGCCTGGCGGGCACCTGGCAATACAGGACCGGTGCAAAGATCAATGCAGCAGATTTTACCAAACCACTTGTTGTAAATGATTATGTATTCAGCTCTCCTGCACTGCTGTACAACGGTTGTATAGCACCCATTACCAACCTTGCTATAAAAGGCGTAATATGGTACCAGGGCGAAGGCAATGCATCAAGAGCAGAAGAATATAAAACGTTGTTCCCTGCCATGATCAATAACTGGCGCAACAAGTTTAAGCAGGATAGTTTGCCGTTTCTTTTTGTACAACTGGCCAATTATATGCAGGAACCTGCAATGCCCGGTAACAGCGAGTGGGCGGAGCTAAGAGAGGCACAGGCCGCCGCATTGCAACTGCCCAATACCGGTATGGCCACCGCCATTGATATTGGTGAAGCAAATGACATACACCCCAAAAACAAGAAAGACGTGGGTATACGCTTAGGGCTTGCCGCACTTAAAAATATTTACGATGTTGATACGGCTTATACCAGTCCGTTATACGAAAGCATGACCGTTAGCGGAGACAGTATTATTGTTTCTTTCAGCGGTAACCCTGAGCTGAAGTCAACTGACAAATATGGCTATATCAACGGCTTTGCCATTGCAGGTAAAGACAACGTGTTTCACTGGGCGCAGGCATACATCAGCAACAATACCGTAGTGGTGTACAGCAGCGCGGTAAAATCGCCGGTAGCGGTTCGCTATGCATGGGCAGATAACCCGGGAACGTTAAACCTCTATAGCAGCAAAGGCTTGCCGGTGGCGCCTTTCAGAACAGACAGTCTTCCTGCCATTACTGCGGGCAGGCTGTTTGAATATATTCCGTAA
- a CDS encoding SGNH/GDSL hydrolase family protein, whose translation MIRKFAALTAIVTVCTTANAQVQPVERFKKGDRIAFTGNSITDGGHYHSYIWLYYMTRFPNERIDVFNSGIGGDVAEQIYKRMDDDIFVHNPNIITLTFGMNDVGYYDFLKPKPEADSIAKERIRQSYESYQKIEQKLKAHAGIKKILIVSSPYDETVKKPNNYFPGKAKAMLAVAAFQQASAEKNRWGFIDFNRPMTAINEQQQQRDSTFTLCGGDRIHPGNDGHMIMAYVFLKSQGLANKPVADISINASGNKVNKAENCTITNVVGSGKKLSFNYLAKSLPYPLDTIPRGWMETKRQSDALAYIPFMQEFNKEQLQVAALQPAKQYKLNIDGKTVGTFSGEQLASGINMAAITTTPQYKQALALMYLNEERWEIERRFRMYYWLQFSFFRDKGLLFADNEAALDTLDANMKTNIFLGGNRDTYLKARFPEVRKTWKEEMALLINKIYTLNKPVNHVIEVVEE comes from the coding sequence ATGATCAGGAAGTTCGCAGCACTTACCGCCATTGTTACAGTATGCACCACGGCAAATGCACAGGTGCAGCCGGTAGAGAGATTTAAAAAAGGAGACAGGATTGCATTTACAGGCAACAGCATTACAGATGGTGGCCACTATCATTCGTACATCTGGCTGTACTATATGACGCGGTTTCCCAATGAGCGCATCGATGTATTCAATTCGGGTATTGGCGGCGATGTGGCAGAGCAGATCTACAAAAGAATGGATGATGACATTTTTGTACACAACCCCAATATCATTACGCTTACTTTCGGCATGAACGATGTAGGTTACTACGACTTCCTGAAACCTAAGCCGGAAGCAGATTCCATTGCTAAAGAGCGTATCAGGCAATCATACGAAAGTTATCAAAAGATCGAGCAAAAGCTAAAGGCTCACGCAGGTATTAAAAAGATTCTCATCGTATCTTCTCCTTATGATGAAACGGTGAAAAAGCCCAATAACTATTTCCCGGGCAAAGCAAAAGCCATGCTTGCAGTGGCGGCATTTCAGCAGGCCTCAGCAGAAAAAAACAGGTGGGGTTTTATAGATTTCAACCGGCCCATGACGGCCATCAATGAGCAGCAGCAACAGCGCGACTCAACATTTACCCTCTGCGGCGGAGACCGTATTCACCCGGGTAATGATGGACACATGATAATGGCATATGTGTTCCTGAAATCACAGGGCCTGGCCAATAAACCTGTTGCAGACATCAGTATCAATGCATCAGGCAATAAAGTGAACAAAGCGGAGAATTGCACGATCACGAATGTGGTTGGTTCCGGTAAAAAACTTTCATTCAATTACCTCGCTAAGTCATTGCCTTACCCGCTCGATACCATTCCGCGTGGCTGGATGGAAACGAAACGCCAGTCTGATGCACTGGCCTACATTCCTTTCATGCAGGAGTTTAACAAAGAGCAGTTACAGGTAGCAGCATTGCAACCAGCTAAGCAGTATAAGCTGAATATCGATGGTAAAACGGTTGGTACATTCAGTGGTGAACAACTGGCATCAGGCATCAACATGGCGGCCATTACCACCACACCCCAATACAAGCAGGCATTGGCATTAATGTATCTCAACGAAGAACGCTGGGAGATCGAAAGACGTTTCAGGATGTATTACTGGCTGCAGTTCTCGTTCTTCCGCGATAAAGGATTGTTGTTTGCAGATAATGAAGCAGCACTCGATACATTAGACGCCAATATGAAGACCAATATATTCCTGGGCGGCAACAGGGATACTTACCTCAAAGCAAGGTTCCCCGAAGTGCGCAAAACATGGAAAGAAGAAATGGCATTGCTCATCAATAAGATTTATACGCTCAACAAGCCCGTAAATCATGTGATTGAAGTAGTGGAGGAGTAG
- a CDS encoding glycoside hydrolase family 38 C-terminal domain-containing protein — translation MQRTAIYVMFLSCLCFIQPAGAQQRYFVDGYHGGIYGHYPLWQTQFMTDTLLKYKQWQINLEIEPETWDTVQLRDPDGYAHFKALFSDSSTAARIEFVNPAYGQSYMYMAGGESMIRQLYYGIEKIKSHFPQATFQTYSSEEPCFTSALPQVLRSFGFKYAVLKNPNTCWGGYVKNYGGEIMDWVGPDGTTIKMVPRYASEQLEDNSTWQTTAWVNSKAYISSALAAGIKNPVGMCLQDAGWKNGLWLSKNDPSVYTTWRNYFAHIADTANAQRWRVSQQDIKVSLVWGAQVLQRIAQQVRVAENNILQSEKMAGMYAIANSKPLQQDAFDKAWRTLLLSQHHDCWIVPYNGHKGDTWADKVVGWTTTSNNIADSIIRSLLYTPGNDKSAITVYNSSLARRKEMVTAGLPDALLQQTNFTVSDGATTIAAQLVKTNNKTTIVFPATIAPMSSKVYKISSTNAVVNTAAMVVENGNTVIMQTDLYILVIDKNRGGAVTSLIAKKIGNHEFAGNNTAKGFNALQGNFYDEGGYESSLDRRATVEILDKGPWLIRVAIHNQIASHRYTQYITMQQGMERIDLSLKITWSVNPRIGEDYAQHGGYDGKDLHKAFYNDTAKLILTFPLNLAQQKLYVDAPFDVTAAQQDNTFFNTWDSIKNNVILNWADVTDGAGKYGLALFTDHTTSYSHGTNFPLALTVQYAGVGLWGRDYAANGTTEINYALIPHAGNWKKAMLCTEAQNWNEPLYTTTGVAGNAIKSLLNCGNAKWLLSSITQQNGTYLIRLFNAEGDNKPHTLTFNFPIKAVTLVDLAGNITQQPVIDNGNQLQLAIPEKGFVTLAVTTN, via the coding sequence ATGCAAAGAACCGCTATTTATGTAATGTTCCTGAGTTGTTTATGCTTTATACAACCGGCCGGTGCCCAGCAACGCTATTTCGTGGACGGTTATCATGGCGGCATCTATGGCCATTACCCATTGTGGCAAACACAGTTTATGACAGACACACTGTTAAAGTACAAACAGTGGCAGATCAACCTCGAGATAGAACCCGAAACATGGGATACCGTGCAGCTAAGAGACCCTGATGGTTATGCTCATTTCAAAGCTTTGTTCAGCGACAGTTCTACCGCCGCCAGGATTGAATTTGTAAACCCTGCTTATGGCCAGAGCTACATGTACATGGCAGGCGGAGAAAGCATGATCCGCCAGTTGTATTATGGCATTGAAAAAATAAAATCACATTTCCCTCAGGCAACTTTCCAGACTTATTCTTCAGAAGAGCCCTGTTTCACCAGTGCATTGCCACAGGTATTGCGGTCATTTGGTTTCAAATATGCCGTTCTAAAAAACCCCAACACCTGCTGGGGAGGTTATGTAAAAAATTACGGTGGAGAAATAATGGACTGGGTTGGTCCCGATGGTACCACGATCAAAATGGTACCGCGTTATGCGTCTGAGCAACTCGAAGACAATTCTACCTGGCAAACCACTGCATGGGTAAACAGTAAAGCATATATCAGCAGCGCATTGGCGGCAGGTATCAAAAACCCTGTAGGTATGTGCCTGCAGGATGCCGGCTGGAAAAACGGTCTGTGGCTCTCCAAAAATGATCCTTCTGTTTACACCACCTGGCGTAATTATTTTGCGCACATTGCAGATACTGCCAACGCGCAGCGCTGGCGGGTTTCGCAGCAGGATATTAAAGTGAGCCTTGTATGGGGCGCGCAGGTACTGCAGCGCATTGCACAACAGGTACGTGTGGCAGAGAACAACATTTTACAGTCCGAAAAAATGGCTGGTATGTATGCTATCGCAAACAGCAAACCGTTACAACAGGATGCGTTTGATAAAGCATGGAGAACCTTGCTGCTTTCCCAGCACCACGACTGCTGGATCGTTCCATACAACGGCCATAAAGGCGACACATGGGCCGACAAAGTAGTTGGCTGGACAACCACCTCCAACAATATTGCAGATAGTATTATACGCAGCCTGCTTTACACGCCGGGCAATGACAAATCAGCCATCACCGTGTACAACAGCAGCCTCGCACGGCGCAAAGAAATGGTTACCGCCGGATTGCCCGATGCCTTGCTGCAACAAACGAACTTCACTGTATCTGATGGTGCCACTACAATAGCCGCACAATTGGTAAAGACCAATAACAAAACCACCATTGTATTCCCCGCTACCATTGCCCCCATGAGCAGTAAGGTGTATAAGATCAGCAGTACAAACGCTGTTGTAAATACTGCGGCCATGGTTGTTGAAAACGGCAACACTGTCATTATGCAAACCGACCTGTATATACTGGTGATTGACAAAAACCGGGGAGGCGCTGTTACCAGTCTTATTGCAAAAAAGATCGGCAACCACGAGTTTGCAGGCAATAACACCGCAAAAGGTTTCAATGCATTGCAGGGCAATTTTTATGATGAAGGCGGTTATGAATCATCCCTTGATAGAAGGGCTACTGTTGAAATACTCGACAAAGGCCCCTGGCTCATACGCGTGGCCATACACAACCAGATCGCTTCACACCGTTATACCCAATACATTACCATGCAGCAGGGAATGGAGCGCATAGACCTGTCGCTAAAGATCACCTGGAGCGTTAATCCGCGTATTGGAGAAGACTATGCCCAGCATGGCGGGTACGATGGCAAAGACCTGCACAAAGCCTTTTACAACGATACAGCAAAACTCATCCTTACTTTTCCGCTCAACCTTGCACAGCAAAAATTATATGTGGATGCACCATTCGATGTTACTGCCGCTCAGCAGGACAATACTTTTTTTAACACGTGGGACAGTATCAAAAACAACGTGATCCTCAACTGGGCAGATGTTACAGACGGCGCAGGAAAGTACGGGCTTGCGTTATTCACCGATCATACCACCAGCTATAGCCACGGTACTAATTTTCCGCTGGCATTAACCGTACAATATGCAGGTGTGGGGCTTTGGGGGCGCGATTATGCAGCCAATGGTACCACCGAAATAAACTATGCACTTATTCCGCATGCGGGCAACTGGAAGAAAGCCATGCTCTGCACCGAAGCGCAAAACTGGAATGAGCCGTTGTACACTACTACAGGTGTAGCCGGCAATGCCATCAAAAGCCTGCTCAATTGCGGCAATGCTAAGTGGTTGCTGTCATCCATCACACAACAAAATGGTACATACCTTATTCGTTTATTCAATGCCGAGGGCGACAACAAGCCGCACACACTTACATTTAACTTCCCCATAAAGGCGGTAACGTTGGTAGATCTCGCTGGTAACATAACGCAGCAACCTGTTATCGACAACGGTAACCAGTTGCAACTGGCCATTCCCGAAAAAGGTTTTGTTACATTGGCGGTTACCACGAATTAA
- a CDS encoding LacI family DNA-binding transcriptional regulator: MKKLSIKDIARMAGVAPSTVSLVLNGKAKDRRISDSLAEKIKKIAKESGYNPNQVAVSLRTGTSKLFGLIIEDISNLFFARLAKAIEDEVIQYGYRVIFGSTENDTNKGNELLNVLFQRKLDGYIIAPTAGMEKSVADLVGYNYPTVLIDRYFPQQQIPYAMTDNLGGGAEVLEYLLQKGYTNIGLVTSDFPVMHPQQREAAYRSTLALHNIPYRPEYIYKVPYQSLQDEAEFLIAAFIENTPALDAIFFTTNYLGIAGLQGIKRLGLRIPDDIAVICFDDHDIFKLHTPAITVVEQDIEAIAKNAIDLLMKQFGQEKEAVMQSHVLLKGRLIERESA, translated from the coding sequence ATGAAAAAATTATCGATCAAGGATATTGCCCGTATGGCGGGGGTTGCACCTTCTACCGTATCGCTGGTGCTGAACGGCAAAGCGAAAGACCGGCGCATTAGTGACAGCCTTGCGGAGAAAATAAAAAAGATTGCGAAAGAAAGCGGCTACAACCCTAACCAGGTGGCAGTGAGCCTGCGCACGGGTACCTCCAAACTGTTTGGACTGATCATTGAAGATATCTCCAACCTGTTCTTTGCACGGCTGGCCAAAGCCATAGAAGATGAAGTGATACAATATGGCTACCGCGTTATTTTTGGCAGCACCGAAAACGATACCAACAAAGGCAATGAACTGCTGAACGTATTGTTTCAGCGTAAACTGGATGGCTATATTATTGCACCTACGGCGGGCATGGAAAAAAGCGTGGCAGACCTGGTGGGTTATAACTACCCAACCGTTTTGATCGACCGTTATTTTCCGCAACAGCAAATACCTTACGCCATGACGGATAACTTAGGCGGCGGTGCTGAAGTGCTGGAATACCTGCTGCAAAAGGGTTATACAAACATCGGGCTGGTTACCTCTGACTTCCCGGTAATGCACCCGCAACAACGTGAGGCTGCCTACCGCTCTACACTTGCACTGCACAATATTCCTTACCGGCCTGAATATATTTATAAAGTGCCTTACCAAAGCCTGCAGGATGAAGCGGAATTTTTAATTGCCGCTTTTATTGAAAACACACCCGCCCTCGATGCGATCTTCTTTACCACCAACTACCTGGGTATTGCTGGCCTGCAGGGCATCAAACGCCTTGGCCTGCGCATACCGGACGATATTGCCGTGATCTGCTTTGATGACCACGACATCTTTAAACTGCACACGCCTGCTATAACTGTTGTAGAGCAGGATATTGAAGCCATCGCTAAAAATGCGATCGACCTGCTGATGAAACAATTTGGCCAGGAAAAAGAAGCCGTTATGCAATCGCATGTATTACTGAAGGGCCGCCTGATTGAACGCGAATCTGCCTGA
- a CDS encoding BT4734/BF3469 family protein codes for MRSITDILSSKISHQENTWSDISMEVTIVNILRQINSDVHKTKIENLRNKLHNGEKEYYDNYKKQLPAVTFSATFNTKRTKDKLKSYNHLIVLDIDRLDSVQLETTYNCLLNDDYVFAFWRSPSNNGFKGLVALDYRFENITADIEFLHKSAFKKLAGYFFNKYGIELDKSGSDISRLCFLSHDSNLVLKSTCISFGIAEDDIVFSSNAPKKKEIKFNFSSSLDSLYNPMGKNSKFDRKIMTDIIRHLKNKKKSITYTYEEWCKVAMGIANTFTYEIGLNYFLQLSSLDSDKFNDVTSTNFLMNCYETRKGNVNFSSIIYLANQKGYKTKYQKNGVPKTD; via the coding sequence ATGCGTTCAATTACAGACATATTGAGTTCAAAAATTTCTCATCAGGAAAATACGTGGTCAGATATTTCTATGGAGGTGACAATCGTAAATATTTTACGCCAAATTAATTCAGATGTTCATAAAACCAAAATAGAAAACTTAAGAAACAAACTTCACAACGGTGAGAAAGAGTATTATGATAACTATAAAAAGCAATTGCCAGCTGTTACTTTTAGTGCAACCTTTAATACCAAGCGGACAAAGGACAAACTTAAAAGTTACAATCACTTAATTGTACTTGATATTGACAGACTTGATTCCGTACAGTTAGAAACAACCTATAACTGTTTGCTTAATGATGATTATGTTTTTGCATTCTGGCGTTCACCTTCAAACAATGGTTTTAAAGGCTTAGTCGCATTAGATTACCGGTTTGAAAATATTACTGCCGATATTGAATTTCTTCATAAAAGTGCCTTTAAAAAATTAGCAGGATATTTTTTCAATAAGTACGGAATCGAATTAGACAAAAGTGGAAGTGATATAAGTAGACTTTGTTTTCTATCCCACGACAGTAATCTAGTTCTTAAATCAACCTGTATTAGTTTTGGAATCGCCGAAGATGACATTGTATTTTCTTCCAACGCACCGAAAAAAAAAGAAATAAAATTTAATTTTTCCAGCAGTCTTGACTCTCTTTACAACCCAATGGGTAAGAATAGTAAGTTCGACAGAAAGATAATGACTGACATTATTAGGCACTTAAAAAATAAAAAGAAGTCGATTACATATACTTACGAAGAATGGTGTAAAGTGGCAATGGGAATAGCAAATACTTTTACTTATGAGATTGGGTTAAACTATTTTTTACAATTAAGTTCTTTAGACAGCGATAAATTTAATGACGTTACTTCTACAAACTTTCTAATGAATTGTTACGAAACAAGAAAGGGAAACGTAAATTTCAGTAGTATAATTTATCTAGCAAATCAAAAAGGATATAAAACTAAATATCAAAAAAATGGGGTTCCGAAGACGGATTAA
- a CDS encoding reverse transcriptase domain-containing protein, with the protein MKTFDQHFSEDAIIRQICKVRVKLAKSKSKRHLLHLLTSNEKYNYHTQSNIPPSNEFEKCQLELTRFLATILPPRKKWLKLGEVSRLNFKAIAAIKKGEENNEKINKRNYSLTSNDKNFYSLLKTINVYKKRKSQEQWLVNLKNFVNEIKALSVTKTYQVTKPLIFPKLKEKKKNIGINECRPICMFNLRDRIILSTTNKFLTQLFDEHFQDSSYAFRAKRNEENQILSHHDCIKDILKYRNKVNSNGLYAVECDMKKFYDTVNHNIARSLFHELISLSVSLHPELTLDAPIRIFESYLSCFAFNIDMPKPTDTEYWASYKIPNGEFTWVNDIVFQHYPDISLERIGVPQGGALSGLIANIYLNQADIKMLGANVLYQRFCDDMIILSDNIDECIRAKDLYEKTLNELKLFPHPFKNEMELTSLINGGLNYKPFWEGKSKGPYKWGEIKNKCFPWIGFVGYEINYSSEIRVRKKSLKKELSKQKTIVKEIKNAIKVGMRKPKGTATESAINRLIGMSVGRVGLDNFTEVSTDLCWKNGFKELTINVHSIRQIKQLDRNRSKHYYKLLKEVEEPELTPREQEDRQVIKYNKPFSYYFQILERQKKANG; encoded by the coding sequence ATGAAAACATTTGATCAACATTTTAGTGAAGATGCCATTATTAGACAAATATGTAAAGTGAGGGTCAAACTAGCTAAAAGTAAATCAAAAAGGCATTTGCTTCATCTATTAACTTCTAACGAAAAGTATAATTATCACACTCAATCTAATATCCCTCCATCTAACGAATTTGAAAAATGCCAATTAGAATTAACTCGATTTCTTGCAACAATTTTGCCACCAAGAAAAAAATGGTTAAAACTTGGAGAAGTTTCTCGATTAAACTTTAAAGCAATTGCTGCAATAAAAAAGGGTGAAGAAAACAACGAAAAAATCAATAAACGTAATTACTCCTTAACATCTAATGATAAGAATTTCTATTCCTTATTAAAAACTATTAATGTTTATAAAAAAAGAAAATCTCAAGAACAGTGGCTTGTGAATTTAAAAAATTTCGTTAATGAAATAAAAGCTCTTTCTGTAACTAAAACATATCAAGTTACAAAGCCGCTCATCTTCCCAAAACTTAAGGAAAAGAAAAAAAATATCGGCATTAATGAATGCCGTCCTATTTGTATGTTCAATTTAAGGGATAGAATTATTTTAAGTACTACAAATAAATTCTTGACGCAATTGTTTGACGAACATTTTCAAGATAGTTCTTATGCTTTTAGAGCAAAGAGAAATGAAGAGAATCAGATTTTATCACACCACGATTGTATAAAGGATATTTTAAAATACAGGAATAAAGTTAATTCGAACGGTCTTTATGCGGTGGAATGCGATATGAAAAAATTTTATGACACGGTAAATCATAATATAGCTAGGTCTTTATTTCATGAGCTTATCTCATTATCAGTTTCGTTACACCCTGAATTAACTCTTGATGCTCCTATTCGAATTTTTGAAAGCTATTTAAGTTGCTTCGCTTTTAACATAGATATGCCTAAGCCAACTGACACAGAATATTGGGCTTCATATAAAATTCCTAATGGAGAGTTTACTTGGGTGAATGATATAGTATTTCAACATTACCCTGACATTTCGTTAGAACGAATTGGTGTTCCTCAAGGGGGTGCACTTTCGGGTCTTATAGCAAACATATATCTAAATCAGGCGGACATAAAAATGCTTGGTGCTAATGTTCTTTACCAACGATTCTGTGATGATATGATTATTCTTTCAGACAACATAGATGAATGTATAAGGGCGAAGGACTTGTACGAAAAAACGCTAAATGAATTAAAATTATTCCCACATCCATTTAAAAATGAAATGGAACTAACTTCATTAATAAACGGGGGCTTAAATTACAAGCCTTTTTGGGAGGGTAAATCCAAAGGACCTTATAAATGGGGAGAAATTAAAAACAAATGTTTTCCTTGGATAGGGTTTGTAGGGTATGAAATTAATTATTCAAGCGAAATTCGAGTAAGAAAGAAATCATTAAAAAAGGAACTCAGCAAACAAAAGACCATAGTAAAGGAAATAAAGAATGCTATAAAAGTGGGCATGCGTAAACCAAAAGGAACTGCAACCGAATCTGCAATAAATCGACTTATAGGAATGTCAGTTGGACGCGTTGGTCTTGACAATTTTACCGAAGTATCGACAGACTTATGTTGGAAAAATGGTTTTAAGGAATTAACTATAAATGTACATTCTATCAGACAAATTAAACAACTAGACCGTAATAGAAGCAAACACTATTACAAGCTATTGAAAGAAGTTGAAGAACCAGAATTAACGCCTAGGGAACAAGAAGACAGACAAGTAATTAAGTACAATAAACCATTCAGCTATTACTTTCAAATTTTGGAACGACAAAAAAAGGCGAACGGTTAA